A part of Oncorhynchus gorbuscha isolate QuinsamMale2020 ecotype Even-year linkage group LG09, OgorEven_v1.0, whole genome shotgun sequence genomic DNA contains:
- the LOC124044103 gene encoding hydroxyacid oxidase 2-like isoform X3, translated as MSTSCNREGIRCAEMAMVCLTDFEEYAKEHLSKATWDYYAAGADECCTRDDNLLAYKRIRLRPRILRDVSVSDTRTTVQGTEISFPVGIAPTAFHCLAWHEGEMATARGTEAVNTCYITSTYSTCSVEEIVAAAPNGYRWFQLYVYRDRKLSESIVHRVEALGYKALVLTVDVPYTGKRRNDIRNQFKLPPHLKVKNFDGVIQVMEAASSEEYGIPSNTLDPSISWKDVYWLQSLTRLPIIIKGILTKEDAELAVEHGVQGIIVSNHGGRQLDGGPATIDALSEIVDTVQGRIEVYLDGGIRTGSDVLKAVALGAKCVFIGRPAVWGLAYKGEDGVREVLQILNDEFRLSMALSGCRNVAEINRNLIQFSKLT; from the exons AGAGGGGATCCGCTGTGCTGAGATGGCTATGGTATGTCTCACAGATTTTGAGGAGTATGCCAAAGAGCACCTCTCCAAGGCAACCTGGGACTACTACGCAGCCGGAGCAGACGAGTGCTGCACCAGGGACGACAATCTGCTGGCCTACAAACG GATCCGTCTGCGACCACGGATTCTACGAGATGTGTCGGTGAGTGACACCAGGACCACGGTGCAGGGCACGGAGATCAGCTTCCCAGTGGGCATCGCCCCCACTGCCTTCCACTGCCTGGCCTGGCATGAGGGAGAGATGGCCACTGCCAGG GGTACGGAGGCAGTGAACACCTGTTACATCACCAGTACCTACTCCACCTGCTCTGTGGAGGAGATCGTGGCTGCAGCACCTAACGGCTACCGCTGGTTCCAGCTCTATGTGTACCGGGACAGGAAGCTGTCTGAGTCGATCGTTCACCGTGTGGAGGCCCTGGGCTACAAAGCCTTGGTCCTCACCGTCGACGTGCCCTACACTGGGAAGCGGCGCAATGATATACGCAACCAGTTCAAGCTCCCGCCGCACCTCAAGGTCAAAAACTTTGACGGGGTCATCCAGGTAATG GAGGCTGCGAGTTCTGAAGAGTATGGTATCCCTTCCAACACCCTGGACCCCTCCATCAGCTGGAAGGACGTATACTGGCTGCAGTCTCTCACCCGCCTTCCCATCATCATCAAGGGCATCCTGACCAAGGAGGATGCTGAGCTGGCCGTGGAGCACGGCGTCCAGGGCATCATCGTGTCCAACCACGGAGGACGCCAGCTGGACGGGGGGCCCGCCACA ATAGATGCCCTATCTGAGATCGTGGATACGGTTCAAGGGCGTATCGAGGTGTATCTGGATGGGGGAATTCGCACCGGTAGTGACGTGCTGAAGGCCGTAGCTCTGGGAGCCAAGTGTGTGTTCATCGGGAGGCCAGCCGTGTGGGGCCTTGCCTATAAA GGCGAGGATGGGGTGAGGGAGGTACTACAGATCCTCAACGATGAGTTCCGTCTGTCAATGGCTCTGTCTG GGTGCAGAAACGTGGCTGAGATCAACAGGAACCTCATCCAGTTCTCTAAACTGACTTGA
- the LOC124044103 gene encoding hydroxyacid oxidase 2-like isoform X1: MSTSCNRDHISHREGIRCAEMAMVCLTDFEEYAKEHLSKATWDYYAAGADECCTRDDNLLAYKRIRLRPRILRDVSVSDTRTTVQGTEISFPVGIAPTAFHCLAWHEGEMATARGTEAVNTCYITSTYSTCSVEEIVAAAPNGYRWFQLYVYRDRKLSESIVHRVEALGYKALVLTVDVPYTGKRRNDIRNQFKLPPHLKVKNFDGVIQVMEAASSEEYGIPSNTLDPSISWKDVYWLQSLTRLPIIIKGILTKEDAELAVEHGVQGIIVSNHGGRQLDGGPATIDALSEIVDTVQGRIEVYLDGGIRTGSDVLKAVALGAKCVFIGRPAVWGLAYKGEDGVREVLQILNDEFRLSMALSGCRNVAEINRNLIQFSKLT, encoded by the exons TGATCATATATCCCACAGAGAGGGGATCCGCTGTGCTGAGATGGCTATGGTATGTCTCACAGATTTTGAGGAGTATGCCAAAGAGCACCTCTCCAAGGCAACCTGGGACTACTACGCAGCCGGAGCAGACGAGTGCTGCACCAGGGACGACAATCTGCTGGCCTACAAACG GATCCGTCTGCGACCACGGATTCTACGAGATGTGTCGGTGAGTGACACCAGGACCACGGTGCAGGGCACGGAGATCAGCTTCCCAGTGGGCATCGCCCCCACTGCCTTCCACTGCCTGGCCTGGCATGAGGGAGAGATGGCCACTGCCAGG GGTACGGAGGCAGTGAACACCTGTTACATCACCAGTACCTACTCCACCTGCTCTGTGGAGGAGATCGTGGCTGCAGCACCTAACGGCTACCGCTGGTTCCAGCTCTATGTGTACCGGGACAGGAAGCTGTCTGAGTCGATCGTTCACCGTGTGGAGGCCCTGGGCTACAAAGCCTTGGTCCTCACCGTCGACGTGCCCTACACTGGGAAGCGGCGCAATGATATACGCAACCAGTTCAAGCTCCCGCCGCACCTCAAGGTCAAAAACTTTGACGGGGTCATCCAGGTAATG GAGGCTGCGAGTTCTGAAGAGTATGGTATCCCTTCCAACACCCTGGACCCCTCCATCAGCTGGAAGGACGTATACTGGCTGCAGTCTCTCACCCGCCTTCCCATCATCATCAAGGGCATCCTGACCAAGGAGGATGCTGAGCTGGCCGTGGAGCACGGCGTCCAGGGCATCATCGTGTCCAACCACGGAGGACGCCAGCTGGACGGGGGGCCCGCCACA ATAGATGCCCTATCTGAGATCGTGGATACGGTTCAAGGGCGTATCGAGGTGTATCTGGATGGGGGAATTCGCACCGGTAGTGACGTGCTGAAGGCCGTAGCTCTGGGAGCCAAGTGTGTGTTCATCGGGAGGCCAGCCGTGTGGGGCCTTGCCTATAAA GGCGAGGATGGGGTGAGGGAGGTACTACAGATCCTCAACGATGAGTTCCGTCTGTCAATGGCTCTGTCTG GGTGCAGAAACGTGGCTGAGATCAACAGGAACCTCATCCAGTTCTCTAAACTGACTTGA
- the LOC124044103 gene encoding hydroxyacid oxidase 2-like isoform X4: protein MAMVCLTDFEEYAKEHLSKATWDYYAAGADECCTRDDNLLAYKRIRLRPRILRDVSVSDTRTTVQGTEISFPVGIAPTAFHCLAWHEGEMATARGTEAVNTCYITSTYSTCSVEEIVAAAPNGYRWFQLYVYRDRKLSESIVHRVEALGYKALVLTVDVPYTGKRRNDIRNQFKLPPHLKVKNFDGVIQVMEAASSEEYGIPSNTLDPSISWKDVYWLQSLTRLPIIIKGILTKEDAELAVEHGVQGIIVSNHGGRQLDGGPATIDALSEIVDTVQGRIEVYLDGGIRTGSDVLKAVALGAKCVFIGRPAVWGLAYKGEDGVREVLQILNDEFRLSMALSGCRNVAEINRNLIQFSKLT, encoded by the exons ATGGCTATGGTATGTCTCACAGATTTTGAGGAGTATGCCAAAGAGCACCTCTCCAAGGCAACCTGGGACTACTACGCAGCCGGAGCAGACGAGTGCTGCACCAGGGACGACAATCTGCTGGCCTACAAACG GATCCGTCTGCGACCACGGATTCTACGAGATGTGTCGGTGAGTGACACCAGGACCACGGTGCAGGGCACGGAGATCAGCTTCCCAGTGGGCATCGCCCCCACTGCCTTCCACTGCCTGGCCTGGCATGAGGGAGAGATGGCCACTGCCAGG GGTACGGAGGCAGTGAACACCTGTTACATCACCAGTACCTACTCCACCTGCTCTGTGGAGGAGATCGTGGCTGCAGCACCTAACGGCTACCGCTGGTTCCAGCTCTATGTGTACCGGGACAGGAAGCTGTCTGAGTCGATCGTTCACCGTGTGGAGGCCCTGGGCTACAAAGCCTTGGTCCTCACCGTCGACGTGCCCTACACTGGGAAGCGGCGCAATGATATACGCAACCAGTTCAAGCTCCCGCCGCACCTCAAGGTCAAAAACTTTGACGGGGTCATCCAGGTAATG GAGGCTGCGAGTTCTGAAGAGTATGGTATCCCTTCCAACACCCTGGACCCCTCCATCAGCTGGAAGGACGTATACTGGCTGCAGTCTCTCACCCGCCTTCCCATCATCATCAAGGGCATCCTGACCAAGGAGGATGCTGAGCTGGCCGTGGAGCACGGCGTCCAGGGCATCATCGTGTCCAACCACGGAGGACGCCAGCTGGACGGGGGGCCCGCCACA ATAGATGCCCTATCTGAGATCGTGGATACGGTTCAAGGGCGTATCGAGGTGTATCTGGATGGGGGAATTCGCACCGGTAGTGACGTGCTGAAGGCCGTAGCTCTGGGAGCCAAGTGTGTGTTCATCGGGAGGCCAGCCGTGTGGGGCCTTGCCTATAAA GGCGAGGATGGGGTGAGGGAGGTACTACAGATCCTCAACGATGAGTTCCGTCTGTCAATGGCTCTGTCTG GGTGCAGAAACGTGGCTGAGATCAACAGGAACCTCATCCAGTTCTCTAAACTGACTTGA
- the LOC124044103 gene encoding hydroxyacid oxidase 2-like isoform X2 — MSTSCNRDHISHREGIRCAEMAMVCLTDFEEYAKEHLSKATWDYYAAGADECCTRDDNLLAYKRIRLRPRILRDVSVSDTRTTVQGTEISFPVGIAPTAFHCLAWHEGEMATARGTEAVNTCYITSTYSTCSVEEIVAAAPNGYRWFQLYVYRDRKLSESIVHRVEALGYKALVLTVDVPYTGKRRNDIRNQFKLPPHLKVKNFDGVIQEAASSEEYGIPSNTLDPSISWKDVYWLQSLTRLPIIIKGILTKEDAELAVEHGVQGIIVSNHGGRQLDGGPATIDALSEIVDTVQGRIEVYLDGGIRTGSDVLKAVALGAKCVFIGRPAVWGLAYKGEDGVREVLQILNDEFRLSMALSGCRNVAEINRNLIQFSKLT, encoded by the exons TGATCATATATCCCACAGAGAGGGGATCCGCTGTGCTGAGATGGCTATGGTATGTCTCACAGATTTTGAGGAGTATGCCAAAGAGCACCTCTCCAAGGCAACCTGGGACTACTACGCAGCCGGAGCAGACGAGTGCTGCACCAGGGACGACAATCTGCTGGCCTACAAACG GATCCGTCTGCGACCACGGATTCTACGAGATGTGTCGGTGAGTGACACCAGGACCACGGTGCAGGGCACGGAGATCAGCTTCCCAGTGGGCATCGCCCCCACTGCCTTCCACTGCCTGGCCTGGCATGAGGGAGAGATGGCCACTGCCAGG GGTACGGAGGCAGTGAACACCTGTTACATCACCAGTACCTACTCCACCTGCTCTGTGGAGGAGATCGTGGCTGCAGCACCTAACGGCTACCGCTGGTTCCAGCTCTATGTGTACCGGGACAGGAAGCTGTCTGAGTCGATCGTTCACCGTGTGGAGGCCCTGGGCTACAAAGCCTTGGTCCTCACCGTCGACGTGCCCTACACTGGGAAGCGGCGCAATGATATACGCAACCAGTTCAAGCTCCCGCCGCACCTCAAGGTCAAAAACTTTGACGGGGTCATCCAG GAGGCTGCGAGTTCTGAAGAGTATGGTATCCCTTCCAACACCCTGGACCCCTCCATCAGCTGGAAGGACGTATACTGGCTGCAGTCTCTCACCCGCCTTCCCATCATCATCAAGGGCATCCTGACCAAGGAGGATGCTGAGCTGGCCGTGGAGCACGGCGTCCAGGGCATCATCGTGTCCAACCACGGAGGACGCCAGCTGGACGGGGGGCCCGCCACA ATAGATGCCCTATCTGAGATCGTGGATACGGTTCAAGGGCGTATCGAGGTGTATCTGGATGGGGGAATTCGCACCGGTAGTGACGTGCTGAAGGCCGTAGCTCTGGGAGCCAAGTGTGTGTTCATCGGGAGGCCAGCCGTGTGGGGCCTTGCCTATAAA GGCGAGGATGGGGTGAGGGAGGTACTACAGATCCTCAACGATGAGTTCCGTCTGTCAATGGCTCTGTCTG GGTGCAGAAACGTGGCTGAGATCAACAGGAACCTCATCCAGTTCTCTAAACTGACTTGA